In Vibrio sp. NTOU-M3, the following proteins share a genomic window:
- a CDS encoding methyl-accepting chemotaxis protein, with protein sequence MNINNTMKLVFAVIGIGIIISVVSVLQLNGLLQQVDKMAKIRYQSYQAADELRQSSDDLTRLGRTYVLTGDDGYEKMYMDILAIRNGDKPRPQNYHTIYWDLVIDYGQKPKPDGGRVSLQTMMEELGFSDQEFKLLKEAQANSDVLVQMEVKAMNAVKGLFPDSGGNYTVRGEPDKAMAAELLHSKAYHQEKAKIMAPIDKFFVALEQRTSEQFSDAANQAKTMVLIGNISLIVVLVLAVIGYVLVNRKVVNPIDQMATLLKQVDDDSDLTLRVDDKSNNELGVIGVSINKVLDSYATTIRKINEVNSTISHISDSIANITDKNVDVANQQNQEMEMAATAMEEMTSALANVAESTTMAENYAGSAEQEASTSKQVFDKTTSEFGDLEGEFGRTSEIIKQLAEESKNVGNVLDVIKAIAEQTNLLALNAAIEAARAGEQGRGFAVVADEVRSLAQRTQDSTGEIEGIISTLQEKAQESTKTIEQSADKMQSTRSNMGVANDALGSIQGSATEIHKLNTSIAAATEEQLKVSDEISSNLSNIKSLSNEIADEINRLEPIVVDLKDNVTGLQGVIQHIRT encoded by the coding sequence ATGAACATTAACAACACAATGAAGCTAGTTTTTGCTGTAATTGGCATTGGTATCATCATTAGTGTCGTCTCAGTACTCCAATTGAATGGACTATTGCAGCAAGTCGATAAAATGGCAAAAATCCGCTACCAATCTTATCAAGCTGCAGATGAACTGCGCCAAAGCTCAGATGACCTAACCCGTTTAGGACGAACCTATGTACTTACCGGGGATGATGGTTATGAAAAAATGTACATGGATATCTTAGCCATTCGAAATGGTGACAAACCAAGACCACAAAACTACCACACAATTTATTGGGATTTGGTCATCGATTACGGTCAGAAACCTAAACCAGATGGTGGTCGCGTATCGCTGCAAACCATGATGGAAGAACTAGGGTTCAGTGACCAAGAATTTAAGCTACTTAAAGAGGCGCAAGCCAATTCGGACGTTCTCGTACAGATGGAAGTTAAAGCGATGAATGCGGTGAAGGGACTGTTCCCAGATAGTGGTGGTAACTATACCGTGAGAGGTGAGCCAGACAAAGCAATGGCAGCAGAGCTGCTGCACAGTAAAGCTTACCATCAGGAAAAAGCAAAAATCATGGCACCTATCGATAAGTTTTTTGTTGCCTTAGAGCAAAGAACGTCTGAACAGTTTTCTGATGCAGCCAACCAAGCAAAAACAATGGTATTAATCGGAAATATATCGTTAATCGTTGTTTTGGTGCTCGCGGTTATTGGTTATGTGTTAGTGAATCGTAAAGTTGTAAACCCGATCGACCAAATGGCTACACTACTCAAGCAGGTTGATGATGATTCTGATCTCACGTTGCGTGTTGATGACAAGAGTAATAATGAGCTGGGCGTGATTGGTGTTTCGATCAATAAAGTGTTAGATAGTTATGCGACCACGATTCGCAAGATAAATGAAGTAAATAGCACTATTTCCCATATCTCCGACTCTATCGCTAATATTACTGATAAGAATGTGGATGTCGCTAACCAGCAAAATCAAGAAATGGAAATGGCCGCAACTGCGATGGAAGAAATGACTTCTGCTTTGGCTAATGTCGCTGAGAGTACAACCATGGCAGAAAACTACGCGGGAAGTGCAGAGCAAGAGGCCAGTACCAGTAAGCAAGTCTTTGATAAGACCACAAGTGAGTTTGGTGATTTAGAAGGTGAATTTGGCCGAACTTCAGAAATCATTAAGCAGCTTGCTGAAGAGTCAAAAAATGTCGGAAACGTATTGGATGTAATCAAAGCGATAGCAGAACAAACCAACTTACTGGCATTGAATGCTGCGATTGAGGCTGCGCGTGCGGGTGAGCAAGGACGCGGTTTTGCGGTGGTTGCGGATGAGGTTCGTTCTCTAGCTCAACGTACGCAAGATTCCACTGGTGAAATAGAAGGGATCATTTCGACTTTACAAGAGAAAGCTCAAGAGTCGACCAAAACGATCGAGCAAAGTGCCGATAAAATGCAATCGACACGTTCGAATATGGGCGTTGCTAATGATGCGTTAGGCAGCATACAAGGTTCTGCTACGGAAATTCATAAACTCAATACCTCGATTGCTGCTGCGACAGAAGAGCAATTAAAAGTAAGTGATGAAATATCATCAAACCTTTCTAATATTAAGTCTCTTTCTAATGAAATTGCGGATGAAATCAATCGCCTAGAACCGATTGTTGTGGACTTAAAAGATAATGTCACTGGGCTTCAAGGGGTAATTCAACATATACGGACATAG
- a CDS encoding cytochrome-c peroxidase encodes MKHTIAMSILLAVSFGASADRAVEEPIKAIEPIEGLNTQKVELGKALWFEPRLSASNTISCNSCHNVATGGVDNLPSSIGHKWSIGPINSPTVLNSDMNFVQFWNGRAKDLQEQAAGPIENPLEMAFTHELAIDTLQSIPQYRQWFKEAYGKEAFTIDEVTDAIAMFEKTLRTPNAPFDLWLKGDDSALTANQLEGYQLFKAKGCTACHAGPLAGGQMYQKMGLVKPFETENPDVGRKAITGNEFDKFVFKVPTLRNVELTYPYFHDGSVWDLQEAVELMADIQLGQKLTKGEASKITDFLKSLTGEQPKVTLPHLPPSTVETARPQI; translated from the coding sequence ATGAAGCACACTATAGCAATGAGCATCTTGCTCGCAGTGTCTTTCGGGGCATCAGCTGATAGAGCGGTCGAAGAACCGATAAAAGCAATAGAACCCATAGAAGGTCTAAACACGCAAAAAGTGGAACTGGGCAAAGCGCTCTGGTTCGAGCCACGTTTATCGGCATCGAATACCATTTCGTGTAACTCTTGTCACAACGTGGCAACTGGTGGTGTGGATAATCTCCCAAGTTCCATCGGGCACAAATGGTCTATTGGTCCAATAAACTCCCCAACAGTTCTCAATTCAGACATGAACTTTGTTCAATTCTGGAATGGTCGCGCAAAAGATCTGCAAGAGCAGGCTGCAGGGCCAATTGAGAATCCGTTGGAAATGGCTTTTACTCATGAACTCGCCATCGACACCTTGCAGTCTATCCCGCAGTATCGTCAATGGTTTAAGGAGGCTTATGGTAAGGAAGCATTCACGATTGATGAAGTAACCGACGCCATAGCAATGTTTGAAAAAACGCTGAGAACACCAAATGCGCCATTCGACCTGTGGCTAAAAGGGGACGATAGTGCGTTAACGGCCAACCAGCTGGAAGGTTATCAGTTATTCAAAGCGAAAGGGTGTACTGCGTGCCACGCTGGTCCATTAGCCGGGGGGCAAATGTATCAGAAAATGGGGCTGGTAAAACCATTTGAAACTGAAAACCCTGATGTTGGTAGAAAAGCCATTACTGGTAATGAGTTTGATAAGTTTGTGTTCAAAGTTCCAACTTTACGGAACGTAGAACTGACTTACCCATACTTCCATGATGGTTCGGTTTGGGACTTACAAGAAGCGGTTGAACTTATGGCTGATATTCAGCTTGGTCAGAAACTAACAAAAGGAGAAGCGAGTAAAATCACTGACTTCTTAAAATCACTGACTGGAGAACAACCTAAAGTCACCTTACCGCATCTGCCACCATCTACGGTAGAAACGGCCAGACCACAAATCTAA
- the ygjK gene encoding alpha-glucosidase, translated as MYKRKTLAVLIGASIALMGCHEEQKIKLPQAPSSEFTNIIDRTGDPQFLRDYDEYSNLKYNAFVDNGAWHGHLLPEDEKGYGAFGGIMQVTQEYAHFMSGQAFDKLAITDDESGKRYDLSQADAEIYSIPGALVQILKLKDLRVQMVLRFVTDRTSLLETKITNLTDDDMQLALSWNGELVENARSDQADKTVDEMYPQYQRKISPINNGIKINFGEMKDNWAIRNDADAEFRIVRSIANQSMADGISFSSHAAVEVDDGDTLTFYTAYSNLHNSVEVSTEQEKLKDVFKKPQKYMDKSEKRWDKYLKKGLTNKDATPEQERVAVKAMETLNGNWRSAAGDIKQATVTPSVTARWFSGALTWPWDSWKQAYAMAHFNPDVAMDNIRTVFQNQIQADDPIRPQDEGYLLDVVTYTKPESRGGAGAENWNERNTKPSLAAWAVMEVYHALNNQFERKDDAQAFIDEMYPKLVAYHDWWLSNRDHNHNGIPEYGAAVDPAHNTDDGVMYVWVQTRDPNFNTIIDSSDIIATDGDWYQVKGMAAYNKILDDVDYMNLSVGAQEAAGWESGMDNAARFGFIYNIHDMNEQAEDINSPDQTVDQLGRYAASAYGFDNSMALNGSEWEYTNVTPENQAKLEAAKKDWEVRFAENRANNNDSKMPLLGFSMLQESVDQASYMYSDNKYLAEMAGLVSAKVPGKERAQEFLDGAGEIKDYINKCMFDESTGFFYDIHLNVAADGTTPQPLANGCAGEPILARGRGPEGWSPLFNGAATQENADKVIAVIRDQDEFNTSEKYQGVGVPFPTASQTNPAYGKDIYWRGRVWLDQVYFGLRAMENYGYKPEAISMANDVFNNAQGMTGNMPIRENYNPETGAVQGASNFSWSAAHLYMMYNDFFKHQ; from the coding sequence ATGTATAAAAGAAAAACGCTTGCTGTCTTAATTGGTGCTTCTATTGCTCTTATGGGTTGCCACGAAGAACAAAAAATAAAACTCCCACAAGCACCATCATCTGAATTTACTAATATTATAGATAGAACAGGTGACCCACAATTTCTACGTGACTATGATGAGTATTCAAATCTAAAATATAACGCCTTTGTTGATAATGGTGCATGGCATGGTCATTTGTTGCCTGAAGATGAGAAGGGATATGGTGCATTTGGTGGCATTATGCAAGTCACTCAAGAATACGCGCATTTTATGTCTGGACAAGCATTTGACAAATTAGCAATTACCGATGACGAAAGTGGTAAGCGCTACGATTTATCTCAAGCTGATGCAGAAATTTATTCAATTCCTGGTGCCTTAGTTCAGATATTAAAGCTGAAAGATCTGCGCGTTCAGATGGTATTACGTTTTGTCACTGATAGAACTTCTTTGCTGGAAACTAAAATCACCAACCTAACGGATGATGATATGCAGTTAGCTTTGTCATGGAATGGCGAGTTAGTTGAAAATGCGCGTTCTGATCAAGCAGACAAAACGGTGGATGAAATGTATCCACAATATCAACGAAAAATTAGTCCCATTAATAACGGCATCAAAATTAATTTTGGTGAGATGAAAGATAACTGGGCAATCCGCAATGATGCAGACGCTGAGTTTCGTATCGTCCGTTCAATTGCGAACCAATCAATGGCAGACGGCATTTCGTTTTCCTCTCATGCGGCGGTTGAGGTCGACGATGGCGATACCCTGACGTTCTATACTGCTTATTCCAACCTTCATAATTCAGTTGAAGTATCCACAGAGCAAGAAAAACTCAAAGACGTTTTCAAGAAGCCGCAAAAATACATGGATAAGTCTGAGAAACGTTGGGACAAATACCTGAAGAAAGGTTTAACGAACAAAGATGCGACACCGGAGCAAGAGCGCGTTGCTGTAAAAGCAATGGAAACGTTAAATGGCAACTGGCGCTCTGCGGCGGGCGACATCAAACAAGCTACAGTTACGCCTTCTGTGACCGCACGCTGGTTCTCAGGCGCATTGACTTGGCCTTGGGATTCTTGGAAGCAAGCGTACGCCATGGCACACTTCAATCCAGATGTTGCAATGGACAACATTCGCACGGTTTTCCAAAATCAAATACAAGCCGATGATCCTATTCGCCCACAAGATGAAGGTTATCTACTTGATGTGGTGACTTATACTAAGCCTGAGTCTCGTGGTGGTGCAGGGGCCGAAAACTGGAATGAACGTAATACCAAACCTTCGTTAGCTGCATGGGCAGTCATGGAAGTCTATCATGCGCTAAATAATCAGTTTGAACGTAAAGACGATGCTCAAGCTTTCATCGACGAAATGTACCCTAAGCTGGTTGCTTACCATGATTGGTGGTTAAGCAATCGCGATCACAACCATAATGGCATTCCTGAGTACGGCGCTGCCGTTGACCCAGCTCATAACACTGATGATGGCGTGATGTATGTGTGGGTGCAAACACGAGACCCTAACTTTAATACGATTATTGATTCCAGCGATATCATTGCAACAGATGGGGATTGGTATCAGGTTAAAGGCATGGCGGCGTACAATAAGATTTTGGATGATGTGGACTATATGAACCTGTCTGTCGGTGCTCAGGAAGCGGCGGGTTGGGAATCTGGTATGGATAACGCGGCACGCTTTGGTTTTATCTACAACATCCACGATATGAACGAGCAGGCAGAAGACATCAATAGCCCAGACCAAACGGTTGACCAGCTTGGGCGTTATGCTGCTAGCGCGTACGGCTTTGACAATTCGATGGCTCTAAATGGTAGTGAGTGGGAATACACGAACGTAACCCCTGAGAACCAAGCTAAGCTAGAGGCTGCGAAGAAAGATTGGGAAGTCCGTTTTGCAGAAAACCGTGCCAACAATAACGATTCAAAGATGCCATTATTGGGTTTTTCTATGCTACAAGAATCGGTTGACCAAGCGTCTTACATGTATTCAGACAATAAATATCTGGCTGAAATGGCAGGATTGGTTTCTGCAAAAGTACCGGGTAAAGAGCGTGCTCAAGAGTTTTTGGATGGTGCTGGTGAAATCAAAGACTACATCAATAAATGTATGTTTGATGAAAGTACAGGGTTCTTCTACGACATTCATCTAAATGTTGCAGCAGACGGCACAACACCGCAACCGCTGGCGAATGGTTGTGCTGGTGAACCAATATTAGCACGTGGTCGTGGCCCTGAAGGATGGTCACCGCTATTCAACGGTGCGGCAACTCAGGAGAATGCAGACAAAGTGATTGCGGTGATCCGAGATCAAGACGAGTTCAACACTTCTGAAAAATACCAAGGTGTAGGCGTGCCATTCCCGACCGCTTCTCAAACTAACCCAGCATATGGCAAAGACATTTATTGGCGTGGAAGAGTATGGCTGGATCAGGTTTATTTCGGATTGAGAGCGATGGAAAATTACGGTTACAAACCAGAAGCAATTTCGATGGCGAATGATGTTTTCAATAACGCGCAAGGGATGACAGGAAACATGCCAATTCGCGAAAACTATAACCCAGAAACCGGAGCGGTTCAGGGCGCTTCGAACTTCTCGTGGTCAGCCGCTCATTTATACATGATGTACAACGATTTCTTTAAACATCAATAA
- the ectA gene encoding diaminobutyrate acetyltransferase — MITSAPWVMYPEIGNDPSKKWTFSEPKAEDGDEIFRLIADCPPLDINSSYCNFLQSTHFSRTCLLARCDSDIAGFVSGYRKPDEQNTLFIWQIAVAPRYRGKGLAYKMIQGLLNRDELLQLSAIETTITKGNKASWALFEKIDASNGQSGEVTTFLDEETHFKGKHDTEYLYRIPLTNS, encoded by the coding sequence ATGATCACATCGGCACCTTGGGTGATGTATCCGGAAATAGGTAATGACCCAAGTAAAAAATGGACCTTTTCAGAGCCAAAAGCTGAAGATGGCGATGAGATTTTTCGACTCATTGCTGATTGCCCGCCTTTAGATATCAATTCATCTTATTGCAACTTCTTGCAATCTACTCACTTTAGTCGAACGTGCCTCCTTGCTCGTTGCGATTCAGACATTGCAGGTTTTGTCTCGGGCTATCGCAAGCCTGATGAGCAGAACACTCTGTTTATCTGGCAGATTGCAGTTGCTCCCCGTTATAGAGGCAAAGGTCTGGCATACAAGATGATTCAAGGCCTCTTAAACCGTGACGAGCTATTACAACTCAGCGCAATAGAAACGACTATTACGAAGGGAAATAAAGCCTCTTGGGCTTTGTTTGAAAAAATAGATGCCAGTAACGGTCAAAGTGGTGAAGTTACTACTTTTCTTGATGAAGAAACCCATTTTAAAGGGAAACATGATACGGAATATTTGTATCGAATCCCGCTTACAAATTCTTAA
- the ectB gene encoding diaminobutyrate--2-oxoglutarate transaminase, protein MDTFNAHESKVRSYSNNFPVVFAKAKGSWLETKQGERYLDFLAGAGSLNYGHNNAILKNALLEYIEADGITHGLDMHSHAKACFLEALNRYILTPRNLNYKVQFTGPTGTNAVEAALKLARKVTGRSSIVAFTNGFHGCTVGALAATGNQHHRQGSGMSLNNVTRLPFEGYADIDGLKLFETMLGDQSSGIDKPAAVLLETVQGEGGLNVASNEWLQRLAKLCREHHILLIVDDIQAGCGRTGSFFSFEPSGIEPDIVTLSKSIGGYGLPMAVVLLKAELDIWKPGEHNGTFRGNNHAFVTATKALETYWADESFETHIAKCSKKISLVIQRSIKRYPNVFVQEKGRGMMIGVECRNGDLARDIAKVCFDKGMIIETAGPEDEVIKFFCPLTISEAELDQGLSIFSSAVEYVIEKNFKKVS, encoded by the coding sequence ATGGACACTTTTAACGCGCACGAATCTAAGGTGCGTTCATATTCGAATAATTTTCCCGTCGTATTTGCGAAAGCAAAAGGCTCTTGGTTAGAAACAAAACAAGGAGAGCGATACCTTGATTTTCTCGCGGGGGCAGGTTCACTTAATTATGGTCACAATAACGCGATACTGAAAAATGCATTGCTCGAATATATTGAAGCCGATGGCATCACGCATGGCCTGGATATGCATTCACATGCGAAAGCATGTTTTCTTGAGGCATTAAACCGTTACATTCTCACACCAAGAAATTTGAACTACAAAGTACAGTTTACCGGGCCAACGGGAACAAATGCGGTTGAGGCTGCACTAAAACTCGCACGTAAGGTGACAGGACGTAGTTCAATTGTTGCATTTACGAATGGCTTTCATGGCTGCACCGTAGGCGCTTTGGCGGCAACGGGAAACCAGCATCATCGACAGGGCTCAGGTATGAGCCTAAATAACGTCACACGATTACCCTTTGAAGGTTATGCCGATATTGATGGGCTTAAGCTCTTTGAAACGATGTTAGGTGATCAATCGTCAGGTATCGATAAACCTGCTGCTGTTTTACTTGAGACCGTTCAAGGGGAAGGGGGATTGAATGTTGCCTCTAATGAATGGCTGCAACGCCTAGCTAAGCTTTGTAGAGAACACCATATTCTTCTTATTGTTGATGATATTCAGGCCGGATGTGGTCGCACTGGATCGTTTTTTAGCTTTGAGCCATCAGGTATTGAACCAGATATTGTGACTTTATCGAAATCGATTGGAGGTTATGGCTTACCCATGGCAGTAGTTTTGCTCAAAGCAGAGCTCGATATTTGGAAACCAGGTGAGCACAACGGTACATTTCGAGGTAATAATCACGCTTTTGTAACCGCAACTAAAGCGCTTGAAACCTATTGGGCAGATGAAAGCTTTGAAACTCATATTGCCAAGTGTTCTAAAAAAATTTCTCTTGTTATTCAGCGAAGTATAAAGCGCTATCCAAACGTTTTTGTTCAGGAAAAAGGGCGCGGTATGATGATTGGTGTTGAGTGCCGGAATGGTGATTTAGCACGAGATATCGCCAAAGTATGTTTCGACAAAGGAATGATCATTGAAACGGCAGGTCCTGAAGATGAGGTAATTAAGTTTTTCTGCCCGTTAACTATTTCGGAAGCGGAGCTTGATCAAGGTTTAAGTATATTCTCCAGTGCGGTTGAGTATGTCATTGAAAAGAATTTCAAGAAAGTATCATAA
- a CDS encoding ectoine synthase — MIVRTLDECRDSERRVASETWESVRMLLKDDNMGFSFHITTIYQNTETHIHYKNHLESVYCMSGEGEIEVVGGETYPITPGTLYILDQHDEHYLRAYKDKEMVMACVFNPPITGKEVHDEDGVYPLVD; from the coding sequence ATGATCGTCAGAACGTTGGATGAATGCCGCGATAGTGAGCGACGTGTGGCTTCAGAGACATGGGAAAGTGTCCGCATGTTATTGAAAGATGACAATATGGGCTTTTCATTTCATATCACAACCATTTACCAAAATACTGAAACCCATATTCACTATAAGAACCACTTAGAATCCGTCTATTGTATGAGTGGAGAAGGTGAGATAGAGGTGGTTGGTGGAGAAACCTACCCAATAACGCCAGGCACATTATATATTTTGGATCAACACGATGAGCATTATTTAAGAGCTTACAAAGATAAAGAGATGGTTATGGCTTGCGTCTTCAATCCTCCGATAACAGGGAAAGAAGTGCACGATGAAGATGGTGTTTACCCATTGGTTGATTAA
- a CDS encoding DUF2986 domain-containing protein: MNRKKKINQILKKKQKKANAKLHKSNKPRYISKAERAKLEAEETQQLSSTDQSDIQQQPETPTE, from the coding sequence ATGAATCGAAAAAAGAAAATTAACCAAATTCTGAAGAAAAAGCAGAAGAAGGCAAATGCCAAGCTTCATAAAAGTAATAAGCCACGCTATATCTCCAAAGCTGAGCGTGCCAAACTTGAAGCTGAAGAGACACAGCAGCTATCGTCTACAGACCAATCAGATATTCAGCAACAACCAGAAACACCAACCGAATAA
- a CDS encoding glycine betaine/L-proline ABC transporter ATP-binding protein, with the protein MTKPLIEISGLYKVFGAKPKSVMSRVKEGQSKDSVLAETGHTVGLKDINLQINKGEIFVIMGLSGSGKSTLIRHFNRLIDPTEGQILVEGIDVMSLGMKALEEFRRHKMSMVFQRFGLMPHRTVLENVAYGLEIQGIDKNARHEKACEWLETVGLKGYEKQYPSQLSGGQQQRVGLARALCTDAEILLMDEAFSALDPLIRSEMQDQLIELQDKLHKTIVFITHDLDEALRLGDRIAILKDGELVQQGTPDEILLHPADDYVEAFVKDVNRARALTVETVMQPPVLRITASTIQEALTQMKQSKQDYGYHVTDDGYQGLVTKESLIDAVKEDSAEEFCETLYEEVPAVSPSAAIEEVLTETMCSDYSLPVVDDDGNLQGELERSAVAEIFSETTEEDSPPKMDKAS; encoded by the coding sequence ATGACTAAACCATTAATCGAAATTAGTGGCCTATATAAAGTCTTTGGAGCCAAACCTAAATCGGTCATGTCTCGGGTCAAAGAAGGCCAATCAAAAGATTCCGTGTTAGCGGAAACAGGGCACACTGTTGGTCTTAAAGACATCAACTTACAAATCAATAAGGGTGAGATTTTCGTCATTATGGGGCTATCTGGCTCAGGAAAATCGACTCTCATTCGTCACTTCAATCGTCTAATCGATCCTACTGAAGGGCAAATTTTGGTTGAAGGCATTGATGTAATGAGCCTTGGAATGAAGGCGCTCGAAGAGTTCCGTCGTCATAAAATGTCCATGGTTTTCCAACGGTTTGGTTTAATGCCGCATAGAACTGTGTTGGAAAATGTTGCCTACGGTTTAGAAATCCAAGGCATTGATAAAAATGCACGTCACGAAAAAGCGTGTGAGTGGCTCGAAACGGTAGGCCTAAAAGGATACGAAAAACAGTACCCTTCTCAGCTTTCAGGCGGTCAACAACAACGTGTTGGCTTGGCTCGTGCTCTATGTACCGATGCAGAGATATTGCTTATGGATGAAGCATTCTCAGCCCTCGATCCATTGATCCGTAGTGAAATGCAAGATCAACTGATCGAGCTACAAGACAAGTTACATAAAACTATTGTTTTCATTACCCACGATTTAGATGAAGCACTTCGTTTAGGCGATAGAATTGCGATTCTTAAAGATGGGGAGCTGGTACAGCAGGGAACACCTGATGAGATTTTGCTGCATCCAGCCGATGATTATGTTGAAGCTTTCGTAAAAGATGTAAACCGTGCACGTGCACTTACGGTAGAAACCGTGATGCAACCTCCGGTATTACGTATCACAGCATCAACGATTCAAGAAGCGTTGACACAAATGAAGCAGTCAAAACAAGATTACGGCTACCATGTCACTGATGATGGTTATCAAGGACTCGTCACCAAAGAGAGCCTAATCGATGCAGTTAAAGAAGATTCTGCTGAAGAGTTTTGTGAAACCCTTTACGAGGAAGTTCCAGCAGTCTCTCCATCTGCCGCTATTGAAGAGGTCTTAACCGAAACTATGTGCAGTGACTATTCACTGCCTGTTGTTGACGATGACGGTAACCTGCAAGGCGAATTAGAGCGCTCTGCAGTCGCTGAAATATTCTCAGAAACAACGGAAGAAGATTCTCCGCCAAAGATGGATAAGGCCTCATAG
- a CDS encoding ABC transporter permease, with protein MSNNSWWSSFPEMERSDLRAIRKTLDGAYRDFSREYGELIESFFDPLLSFLVWFEKLLISTPWFIILGFCTALVYAASRSWKLAVGCFVSLLLIGYFGMWEDTMRTLSIITVCTLLSIVLGIPIGIAMARSNRVQSIVTPMLDVMQTMPAFVYLIPVVMLLGIGKIPGLIAVVIYAIPPVIRLTNLGIRLVDKEVLEAATAFGANKKQRLWGVQLPLAMPTIMAGINQTIMMALSMVVIASMIGVKGLGQPVLKSITNQYFTLGLLNGFAIVALAILFDRASQAYAKRTQAHLGDLRHD; from the coding sequence ATGTCTAACAATAGTTGGTGGAGCAGTTTTCCTGAAATGGAACGCTCTGACCTACGCGCAATCCGCAAAACCCTCGATGGCGCTTACCGTGATTTTTCACGAGAATACGGTGAACTCATCGAATCCTTTTTCGACCCCCTACTTTCCTTTCTTGTCTGGTTTGAAAAGCTTCTGATTTCAACCCCTTGGTTTATTATTCTCGGCTTTTGTACCGCACTCGTTTATGCCGCTAGCCGTTCTTGGAAATTAGCTGTCGGGTGTTTCGTGTCTTTACTTCTGATTGGCTATTTCGGCATGTGGGAAGACACAATGCGGACGCTGAGTATCATTACGGTTTGTACCTTATTATCTATCGTGCTTGGGATTCCTATCGGTATTGCAATGGCACGCTCAAACCGTGTCCAATCCATCGTTACACCGATGCTTGATGTCATGCAAACCATGCCTGCCTTTGTTTACCTTATTCCCGTGGTTATGCTTTTGGGCATTGGTAAAATTCCCGGCCTTATCGCTGTTGTGATCTATGCGATTCCACCTGTGATTCGCCTTACTAACCTTGGCATCCGCCTCGTTGATAAAGAAGTACTTGAAGCAGCCACAGCATTTGGTGCCAATAAGAAACAGCGGTTGTGGGGCGTACAGCTACCCCTTGCGATGCCAACAATTATGGCAGGAATCAACCAAACCATCATGATGGCACTTTCAATGGTTGTCATCGCCTCAATGATTGGGGTGAAAGGCCTTGGCCAACCAGTTCTTAAATCTATTACTAACCAATATTTCACGCTCGGTTTGCTTAACGGCTTTGCGATTGTTGCTTTGGCAATACTGTTCGATCGCGCATCTCAAGCTTACGCGAAACGTACTCAAGCACATCTTGGAGATCTAAGGCATGACTAA